In Vigna radiata var. radiata cultivar VC1973A unplaced genomic scaffold, Vradiata_ver6 scaffold_352, whole genome shotgun sequence, a genomic segment contains:
- the LOC106779180 gene encoding uncharacterized protein LOC106779180 → MIMDKAYKHQICSMLCSNLVIFPSITMVLVLVTSYFFSSTSKPFFPFLLTIPIALLSTMFLVTLIRKIRDKAENLIQNGLQPLLDVTHSEVNQESGTAENHEDGESEAHSDYLFPSDCESSNFSIMDGTFELNIEEHRLQDDLLSDYSLPSDSESSDGSILEESFEMHQKGNQNEDISDSLASDEDYEGEDEEDSLIEINLPSSHFPDLNEDPKQKVQSKLPEFMPDSIFKQQGLMDLLAEFNEMNEDENLIEIDISMGMQISD, encoded by the coding sequence ATGATCATGGATAAAGCATATAAACATCAAATCTGTTCCATGCTATGTTCCAATTTGGTCATTTTCCCATCTATCACCATGGTTCTTGTTCTGGTCACATcatactttttctcttcaacttCTAAACCCTTCTTCCCTTTCCTTCTCACAATACCAATTGCTCTATTATCCACCATGTTTCTTGTCACACTTATAAGGAAAATAAGGGACAAAGCTGAAAATCTAATCCAAAATGGGCTACAGCCTTTGCTGGATGTTACTCATAGTGAGGTTAACCAAGAAAGTGGAACTGCAGAGAACCATGAGGATGGTGAATCTGAAGCACATTCAGACTATTTATTTCCATCAGATTGTGAAAGCAGCAACTTCTCTATCATGGATGGAACTTTTGAGCTGAATATTGAAGAGCATAGGCTACAAGATGATTTGCTGTCAGATTATTCTCTTCCTTCAGATAGTGAAAGCAGTGATGGCTCAATATTGGAGGAAAGTTTTGAGATGCATCAGAAAGGAAATCAAAATGAGGATATTTCTGATAGCTTGGCTTCTGATGAGGATTATGAgggtgaagatgaagaggatAGTCTGATTGAAATCAATCTTCCAAGCAGCCACTTTCCTGACTTGAATGAAGATCCTAAGCAAAAGGTGCAATCAAAGTTGCCAGAGTTCATGCCAGATTCCATTTTCAAGCAGCAAGGCCTAATGGATCTCTTAGCAGAATTCAATGAAATGAATGAGGATGAAAACTTGATTGAGATTGATATTTCCATGGGAATGCAGATTTCAGATTGA